Proteins encoded by one window of Cydia fagiglandana chromosome Z, ilCydFagi1.1, whole genome shotgun sequence:
- the LOC134678644 gene encoding uncharacterized protein LOC134678644: MGAGVVCGIHSDQSQDSSGQGTSLNSAARSTVHSDSIVVDPALYLADYSPPGERSHSPLVAPPEESIENLEIAAHENQNRPVNRNRIPRSMHRASLPASDADISSIDTDVASD; this comes from the exons ATGGGCGCGGGGGTTGTCTGCGGGATCCACAGCGACCAATCGCAGGACAGCTCGGGTCAGGGGACCTCGTTGAACTCTGCTGCAAGGTCGACAGTTCATAGCGAT TCCATCGTGGTAGACCCGGCGTTGTACCTGGCAGACTATTCACCACCGGGTGAACGATCACATTCCCCACTAGTAGCTCCACCAGAGGAATCGATTGAAAATTTAGAAATTGCAGCGCACG AAAACCAAAACCGGCCTGTAAACAGAAATCGTATCCCGCGGAGCATGCACAGGGCGAGCTTGCCGGCCAGCGACGCCGACATCAGCTCGATCGACACGGACGTCGCCTCCGATTAG